The stretch of DNA cgcagttaccgaaatggtctaatatttggcttcggtgaatataaaccgaagttttgtTGGCAAAAAcgtttcaaaccgcaaggggcaaaattgaatttttgggggtataaaagaaatgaggggggtcgggagagaaaacatcgtaTGATTTTCCATGTATTACTGTAGAGCTGTTAAAAAGGGCGGCCCAGACAATTTCGGGCCGGTCCGGTCAGGCTTCGGGcttcgtcgggccgggctaaaaaacccggataaaaaacgggctaccaatATTAGTGCCCCAACCcaaaaatttatacaaaaaccataaaactaTTTCCCGTCAACCTAAAATCTTATACCAAATCCATCAATTTATTCATCTTCATTCAAAGATTTATCCCTCTACTTATCCTCCCTTTTTGTTCTACATGGAATCAACCTTAAAACCCATTAAGGACAAACCCCATTCACCATATGTTTAAACTTCTCACTCTTAGGTCATAAATCATAAACAATGTATGTCTCAGATCCAAATGCATATAGAATTAGATAAAGTAGTGAAGTTCACAACTAGCTTAAAGAGTTAAACCACCGGTTGaaacaacaacacaacaatCCAACTACATAAaaatacccaaaaaaataaaaataaaactaaacacGACATTAAGCACTAAAATAATAACCTTTAATTGAGcttaatttcatattataataaataaaggtttgaaaaaattatacGATGGAGATTGAAGTTTTGCTCAATTTGacacaaaatcaaaattgagaccaaatcaaaataaaactaataatatgaaaatttcaaataaaaaatagtctctaaatctattatttttgaaacacactATGCAAGGTGATAGTTTTCAGATTTAACAATGGAATTAAAATTAgggatttttttaattattttgaagcATGAATTGAACAAAATAAAGCAATAGAAGATTTGGCAAAAGTTCTAATTTTTCCTAGgtgttttttcctcaaaatttctaatttttataaCATCATAGCAGAAGATAAAAGAGAAATGCGTAGCACGTGCCGATAaaatgacaaaagtaaatctcttttCCAAATCATCATCTGGGCCGTTGATTACAATTCCATCCTCCAACAATTACGAGGCACATTATTTTCTCAATTGAGAGGATCCTCTCTCTGTTATGTTATttgcttcgtcttcttcttcttcttcttcttcttcttcttcttcttcttcttcggtTCCATTTCCCATTCCATGAACGAACTTCATTCACCAACTCaacatcaatcaatcaatcaatgaatCAATCATCGCACTAAACTTAACTCTTGTTTTACAATCTATCTATCTCTCTCTCACAGAGGTAAATTTACTTTCTTCAAAACTTATTTTCGTTAAAACGAACGATCCCCTTTTTACTGCCACCCACACGAAACCAACCTCCGATTTCACCCTACTCTACTCTAACTAACTCCGGAGGACTCCTCAACTTTTCCCTTTCTGTGTAATTCAATtcactttaattatttatttatttatttatttaggtcTTATGCTTTTTGCACCCAATTATTTCTCTTAttctttaattatttctttGGCTGAGGCTTTAGGCATATCAATTAGCATAAATGCTTTCATGTGTATTATGAGAATGATAaagatatatgagaatatgagaatgaataatAGTCATTAGATTAAAATGAATGGTTGAGATTAAAACACTTTTTAATGTGTCTATTACACTCAATCACAAACCGTTAAACTTCTCTCTTCCTTCCTTCGAAGAATCTTTCTCTTCCCTGCGGCCGTCTCTCTCTTCCGGCGACCATCTCTCCCTCGGCGAACAACTCTCTCTCCTCTCTCGCGGTGACCTTGCATATCTTTCTATCTCCCGGAAAACACGTTGATGATTGTGAGGTTGAAGCAAAGTGAAAAGGTATGATTTTGATTCCAAGGAGTAATTGTGACAAATTGAAGAGAATAATTGATAATTCTGTGGGTTTAAGGGAAATTTGCATGGTGGTTGTGGTGTAATTCTCTATTTTGGTTAGGTGTTGTTATTTTTGGAATTAGTGATTTCTTGAGTTTTATGTTGCAGGTGTTGTTATTAGGATTTCATgaattaaaattgatttcataaattgggatttttttaattttttttaagatgatcAATTGggatttttgttttgtgttttgcaATTTGCTCTGTATATTTCTTGTTCGTTCATTTTTTAGAAGATAAGAACTGAGAAGTAATCGGCGAGCAATCGGCGACGACGATAATGGGATGGGTTTGCCATTGGAGAAGATGAAACAAGATTGGACCAAGTGTGGACAGTACACATTAATTTTTTGTGAAACATTTTAATCTAAACCatttattttaatctaatggctaaaaaatcattctcatattctcatatatcttTACCATTCTCATATGatacatcctctatatatattactagtagtatagtatagtatagtatagtataatAATAATGGTTGGTTTTTATTCCATTGTATTTGTATctgctagctagctagctactTGGCCTCTTACTTTTCGCTcatgtttcattttcattcataataatcaTACTTTGCTCTCTACATTTATTTATGAATAACATAACTGATTACACCATtattatagatatagatagataatATTAACAAGTGAACATCACTGTGCAGTTATCGTATGTAGTATGATTATGTTTATAAACTACTAAGGTGCCTCATATATGCTATGCTGCTTTCTGCAGTTACCAAACCTCCACCATGGCAGATCTTAAAGAGCGACTGCTCCCGCTGAAACCTGCATCAGCTATTAACTTAAGAGAGTCCGTCGTCAACCGACCAACTGCCTCTGGAAGGCATGCTTTTCAAGGAGTCGATGTTGTCGAGGTCAAGAAGCGTGGCCAAGGTCTTAAATCCTGGATTCGTGTTGACACATCTGGAAATTCTCAGGTCATTGAGGTAGACAAGTTTACTATGATGCGTCGTTGTGATCTTCCTGCCCGTGATCTTCGCCTACTTGATCCTGTCTTTGTCTATCCATCAACAATCCTTGGTAGGGAGAAGGCTATTGTTGTAAATCTGGAGCAGATACGCTGCATTATTACAGCAGATGAGGTCCTTCTGTTGAATTCCCTTGATAAATATGTATTGCAATATGTGATTGATCTTCAACGAAGGTTGACAACAACTGGGGGAGGCGAGGTGGGTGATGTAGGCGAGGTCTGGCAATCAGACCATTCTGAAATGAACCAAAGGAGAGGCAGtaggaattttgaaaatttatacaGCAACACTTCCCCTGATTACTTACCTTTTGAATTCAGGGCTCTTGAAGTTGCCCTCGAGGCGGCGTGCACATTTCTTGACACCCAGGTTAGTAGTACAAGTTCCTGATTTCAGTTTTTCGTATAAGATAGCTTATGTGGTTTGTTAGTGGCAAAATTCTGTTAGGAACCAAAAATTAAGAACTGAAACAATGAATTTAGAGAGCAAAGATTTGGATCATTATGTAAGAAATGAGAAAATTACATAAGAGAAATCTTTATCTGCCACAGGGTGAGACCCTTGTAGAGAGCGGTGGCTCTCCATTCTATTACAACTTCAATATtctcaaaaatattttcctACTAGGTCACCCTCTATTTATCAATCCTTCTCTAACAGATACAGTTTCACACTTCTTTTCTTCCACTCACACAGTCAGCTCAGGTTATTTCCCCTTCAACACTCTTCTTTCTCTCGCACGAGTACACATTCCCAATCTTAAGCCCATTAGTTACTTTCTGGACCAATTGCCCTTCTGGGCCCATTAAACAAGGTTGGGTTCTAACAAATTCACTAGGTGTTTCTTACCTAAGAAGTTAGAGAAAATTAGAGATGGAAACAGATATAGGAAAAAGGAACGAAATATGAACCTGTGCATCTCACAGGGAATTTCTTCTTGCTATGTAAAGTGTGGGAAACAGCAACTAACAATTTGACAATGTTTATTACATATTAGAGAACCAAGTTGATTCTATGCCGAGGATATCAACCACGGAGGCTATATGTACCTTCTGTGGTATGATGGAATGTGATCGAAGGCAACAGTAATATGGCCTTCATTTATATAGAAAAAGAAGGGTGGGACAAGAAACCATATGAAAATGTGCTAATGTACAAAAATCTGTTATTATGTGTCTACTTCAGACTTTTTTATCCATATGCTTGCTTAGGATATTTCTCTTAATATTCCTGTTTATTTGTTTCCATAAATTAATTGGTAACATTCCCTGTTCCATTTGCAAAAGGCAGCAGAGTTAGAAATTGAGGCTTATCCGTTGCTGGATGAACTGACATCAAAGATTAGTACTCTAAATTTGGAACGCGTACGTCGGTTGAAAAGCAGACTTGTTGCCCTGACTAGGAGGGTTCAGAAGGTAATGTTCATTTTATGGTTATTCTTTCTTCAcggttgaaaatgacaattgaTACGTACCATGTTTGCTGAGCCAATATGTGGACGTGCATTTATATATTCAGGTTAGAGACGAAATAGAGCAGCTTATGGATGATGACGGTGATATGGCTGAAATGTACCTTACGGAGAAGAAAAGACGGATGGAATTATCATTTTATGGAGATCAGTCTATGCTTGGATATAGATCAGTTGACGGTGCATCTATCTCTGCTCCAGTCACTCCTGTTTCATCACCACCTGATTCTAGAAGGCTTGAGAAGAGCTTGAGCATGGCTAGGAGTCGACATGAGAGCATGAGGAGTAGCGAAAGTAATACAGAAAATATAGAAGAGCTTGAGATGTTGTTAGAAGCATACTTTGTTGTCATTGACAGCACTCTAAACAAGTTGACATCGGTAAGCACACACACTTTTATCAACATTAACCCTTTTCTTTTCAACTTCACTACAGTTAATCTATCACTATTTCCCTTTTCTTGTTTCAGTTAAAAGAATACATAGATGACACGGAAGATTTCATCAACATTCAACTGGTGTGTTTTGTTTTCCTTCTTTCTCATATTAGTCACCAAAGGTTATCCTATTATATGttgcttataagttataactggTCAAATAAGAATGCACAAATTATCACACATGTTCACACAAACAGTGCAGAATTGGGAGAGGGAGGGTTAGTTTAAGAGAAAAGGACAGATATGGATGGCATTCAGTAATGTATTTATTGTTACAGGATAATGTGCGGAATCAGCTTATCCAGTTTGAGCTTTTGCTCACAACTGCAACATTTGTGGTTGCAATATTTGGAGTGGTGGCAGGAGTATTTGGGATGAACTTTGAAATTCCATTCTTTGATGTCCCATCTGCATTCCAGTGGGTCCTTATAATAACAGGAGTTTGTGGAGTGTGTATATTTTCTGCATTTGTATGGTTCTTCAAGTACAGAAGACTCATGCCCCTATAAGAATCTACACCAACATGAACATGATTCAAACAATTGCAAGATGGCATATGATGTTTTGGTCTTAATCATCCGGATCTCAGGAAAAAAAGGACCTGGTAATCCGGaatatgatgttttgtgtttgttatgcAATCATAAAATTCAAATGCAAAGCCCCGGCTGCAATTttctaaattcaattttgtatcaattttaGGCAATTCCAAATGGTATTCTGATACGTCAATCAATGTATGTATAGTTAgactaaattaataattgatgGACAAATCATCTTCTTAGTTCCGATTTGTCTTTCTTTGTTTTCTATATAGACTCTCACTCTACAAAGTTTCTTTCAACCGCATGAAATGTTTGTATGTTTTGGTTAGGCTGAGACAAGGACATTTTGAATAGAACCTCACATGGAGTGATAGCGACAAGGCATTCAACTGCATGATTGAGATTATTTTGAAGtaaaatataagattttttcTAGTTTCAccccataaatttttttgttacaccCCAAATTCACAATATTAcccctaatttgttttcaaattttttgcACGTGAACTTAGTTCCCGTATGGATATGTGAACTTAATTTCCGTATCTTCAATTCTTTCATGTGTATATGTACGTGAACTTAATTCCTGTATGTTCAAGTCTCCTATGTGTGCAGTGTGCTTAaataaatttagagaaattcGTAAATGAAATCCAATCAACCTATTTCACGGACTTAATAAGCTACCATAGCAGCAACGTTGGATTGGGTAACAATGAgttatgtttggtttcaattctcgGGCCGCCAAAATTGATTATGGCGCACCTGATCTATGTTGAAAATACATGTGGCTACATCACTATTCTACTTGTACAAGGCTGAAAATTAATGCCGATGCTGGTTGTTTTGATTGCTGTACTGGTTTTGGTTTTCTAGTGCGCAATTATGCAGGTTCTGTGACCTTTACGGCTACAAGGAAGGAAGTGATTACAATATCTCCTTTGATGGCTGAAGCGCTGGCCTTGATATGGTGTTTGCAACAGCTTCAGCTGCAAGATTTCTACAATTTGATCATTTGGACAGATGCAGAAACTGTAACTATGCTGCTTGGGTGGCCAGGTGAGACATGCTGACATTAATTCTGGACTAGTAAGGAATTACTGCAGCACAGACCCTGCCATTCAATTGCATTTGTTATAAATTATTATGTCTCATATGAAATTCTTGTTTTCAtgtcaaaataaacaaataatcatCCTACTCAAAGCTAGGAAGTGAGTCTAAATTTCGTGGCATTTTTTTGACAATGAAACACCTggtattttttctttgtttatttagTGATTGTTGTTTTATAGAAACGCGTCTAAGATAGTATGACAATAAAACACCTGACGAATTTCCTTTTAAGTTATCCAACTCCCTTCCACACTGATGAACTGTATTACAAGACAAGATTCAGGCAGCTCTTGCAAGTTAACTCCATTTggaaaaatttatataagttataacttatcctgtataaaatagttttgttgaaatttttattagttataacttgtgTCACatgtgataattattttgattttttgatcaGTGATAATTTAACTCGTAtacgataaaaaaaattttggaCATAATCCATATacaatagttaaaatttatatataagttaAAATTTATCCAGTGTATATAGATTTTTGAATAAGTGATAAGGGgggaaaatttgaatttgaaatttggtgaGACATTGGGAGAAGCAAAAAGATGTCACATGTGTTTGTGGCTTAGATGACTTAGTTTCATCCAACTGAAAAAAGACATAAATGACTCAGTGACTTGGTTACAATGTAAAATCTAGTTTGATAAAacacttttccactcacaaatgCCCCAAATAGCTCATATGATTTGGTTTCTTTTGAAAATGAGTGTACTTTTAgtttaattatcaaatttttgAATATCAATTTCCCTCACTTGGGACACATGGCAACACTTTAAGCAATGGTAGTTTAGACTTATCCAcaacaattaattattatttttttggtaaatgaacaattaactttcttatatagattgaatgtgatattttttttattgcattttGATGTTTCTTTCGCACAAAAGCTAATTtatttaaaggtgaa from Trifolium pratense cultivar HEN17-A07 linkage group LG5, ARS_RC_1.1, whole genome shotgun sequence encodes:
- the LOC123884244 gene encoding magnesium transporter MRS2-1-like produces the protein MADLKERLLPLKPASAINLRESVVNRPTASGRHAFQGVDVVEVKKRGQGLKSWIRVDTSGNSQVIEVDKFTMMRRCDLPARDLRLLDPVFVYPSTILGREKAIVVNLEQIRCIITADEVLLLNSLDKYVLQYVIDLQRRLTTTGGGEVGDVGEVWQSDHSEMNQRRGSRNFENLYSNTSPDYLPFEFRALEVALEAACTFLDTQAAELEIEAYPLLDELTSKISTLNLERVRRLKSRLVALTRRVQKVRDEIEQLMDDDGDMAEMYLTEKKRRMELSFYGDQSMLGYRSVDGASISAPVTPVSSPPDSRRLEKSLSMARSRHESMRSSESNTENIEELEMLLEAYFVVIDSTLNKLTSLKEYIDDTEDFINIQLDNVRNQLIQFELLLTTATFVVAIFGVVAGVFGMNFEIPFFDVPSAFQWVLIITGVCGVCIFSAFVWFFKYRRLMPL